The Aggregicoccus sp. 17bor-14 genome includes a region encoding these proteins:
- a CDS encoding chemotaxis protein CheW, whose protein sequence is MHKNSSPTGDPEAHRSAVQRRLAALESEVAQLRQELAGLGREQVLQGLFLTVEVAGALALLPTEAVQEVVRLVELSPLPAAPEHVAGTFLYRGAPAVVVDLAVLLGVRREPELDAHLVVCGGARPVALLVDRVRDIVEQPTLVDAAAEGERTAWDRTGLMAGLCRTPAGLVPLLRASTVLFVPASGGAVQEGV, encoded by the coding sequence ATGCACAAGAACAGCTCTCCCACCGGTGATCCCGAGGCGCACCGCTCCGCGGTCCAGCGCCGCCTCGCTGCCCTCGAGTCCGAGGTCGCGCAGCTGCGCCAGGAGCTCGCGGGGCTCGGGCGCGAGCAGGTGCTGCAGGGGCTCTTCCTCACGGTGGAGGTGGCCGGCGCGCTCGCGCTGCTGCCCACCGAAGCGGTGCAGGAGGTGGTGCGGCTGGTGGAGCTCTCGCCGCTGCCGGCGGCGCCCGAGCACGTGGCGGGCACCTTCCTGTACCGCGGCGCGCCCGCGGTGGTGGTGGACCTCGCGGTGCTGCTCGGCGTGCGGCGCGAGCCCGAGCTGGATGCGCACCTGGTGGTGTGCGGCGGCGCGCGCCCCGTGGCGCTGCTGGTGGACCGCGTGCGCGACATCGTGGAGCAGCCCACGCTGGTGGACGCCGCCGCGGAGGGCGAGCGCACCGCGTGGGATCGCACGGGGCTCATGGCCGGGCTGTGCCGCACGCCTGCGGGGCTGGTGCCGCTGCTGCGCGCCTCCACCGTGCTCTTCGTTCCCGCGTCCGGTGGCGCCGTGCAGGAGGGCGTGTGA
- a CDS encoding protein kinase: MVGGDSQDPRIPSADPLIGRTLNGRFSILEPLGVGGMGKVYRALQTPLERVVALKVLNPSLATSRDPGFQKRFLREASLTSKLRHPNTVTVIDYGQTDDGIFYIAMEYLEGRTLGQVLQQQGALPWGRALSIAQQICRSLREAHNLGVVHRDLKPANIILLNERDQDLVKVLDFGLVKSIAPAGEGPVGPEVTQNGTFLGSPQYMAPEQARNVADARSDVYSLGVVLFQMLMGRPPFVSKDHIELIFAHYKEAPPFFSALRPDLAIPQEIEAMVRRCLEKDPARRYQTMDEVLEGLRTANMAAGGHSGIFKQSVSASGQFAQPPSGQYNSPTASGNYPSPTGSGQYASPTGSGQYGSPSASGQHSQPMFAAAAGGDVAVDVNVDDEARARKRKVIAAAVVGACVLLGFGAMLMLGGNKAPAERKPNLTEVAGAGTVTVDGEGEAAAAAANAKVVQAADPNVDPSKGPPVRFRLMSQPTGARVYYRGRERGTTPFVLEIPATDEGSVTAELTFTMDGYNPETVITGGSGEVVLMQKLQKRAPTPTVSSRSYGGGRVEQASSSSSAPAAVVPAASSAPAASSPASAAAAPAVASAPDTASLVAAGIGNLSAAPSAAAPTGDVVLPFGEGMVPPSVVQEGKAITYTREAIAAKVEGTMIVKCVITVKGRLENCRTLKTLPFMEKVVLESLKSRVYAPITYQGRPVAVDYTFNMRLVPPRR; encoded by the coding sequence ATGGTCGGGGGCGACTCCCAGGACCCCAGGATTCCGTCGGCGGATCCGCTCATCGGGCGGACCCTCAACGGTCGCTTCAGCATCCTCGAGCCACTCGGTGTGGGCGGCATGGGCAAGGTGTACCGCGCCCTGCAGACGCCGCTCGAGCGCGTGGTCGCGCTGAAGGTGCTCAACCCGAGCCTCGCCACCAGCCGCGACCCGGGCTTCCAGAAGCGCTTCCTGCGCGAGGCCTCGCTCACCTCGAAGCTGCGTCACCCGAACACGGTGACCGTCATCGACTACGGGCAGACGGACGACGGCATCTTCTACATCGCCATGGAGTACCTGGAGGGCCGCACGCTCGGCCAGGTGCTGCAGCAGCAGGGCGCGCTGCCCTGGGGCCGCGCGCTCTCCATCGCGCAGCAGATCTGCCGCTCGCTGCGCGAGGCGCACAACCTGGGCGTGGTGCACCGCGACCTGAAGCCCGCGAACATCATCCTGCTCAACGAGCGCGACCAGGACCTGGTCAAGGTGCTCGACTTCGGCCTGGTGAAGTCCATTGCGCCGGCCGGTGAGGGCCCGGTGGGCCCCGAGGTCACCCAGAACGGCACCTTCCTCGGCAGCCCGCAGTACATGGCGCCCGAGCAGGCCCGCAACGTGGCGGACGCGCGCAGCGACGTGTACTCGCTGGGCGTGGTGCTCTTCCAGATGCTGATGGGCCGCCCGCCCTTCGTGTCCAAGGATCACATCGAGCTCATCTTCGCGCACTACAAGGAGGCCCCGCCCTTCTTCAGCGCGCTGCGTCCCGACCTGGCCATCCCCCAGGAGATCGAGGCCATGGTGCGCCGCTGCCTGGAGAAGGACCCGGCGCGCCGCTACCAGACGATGGACGAGGTGCTCGAGGGCCTGCGCACCGCGAACATGGCGGCCGGCGGCCACAGCGGCATCTTCAAGCAGTCGGTGTCCGCGTCGGGCCAGTTCGCCCAGCCGCCCTCGGGCCAGTACAACTCGCCCACGGCGTCCGGCAACTACCCCTCCCCCACGGGCTCGGGCCAGTACGCCTCGCCCACCGGCTCCGGCCAGTACGGCTCGCCGAGCGCGAGCGGCCAGCACAGCCAGCCGATGTTCGCGGCCGCCGCGGGCGGCGACGTGGCGGTGGACGTCAACGTGGACGACGAAGCGCGCGCCCGCAAGCGCAAGGTCATCGCCGCCGCGGTGGTGGGCGCCTGCGTGCTGCTCGGCTTCGGCGCGATGCTGATGCTGGGCGGCAACAAGGCGCCCGCCGAGCGCAAGCCCAACCTCACCGAGGTGGCCGGCGCCGGCACCGTCACGGTGGACGGCGAGGGCGAGGCCGCTGCGGCCGCCGCGAACGCCAAGGTGGTGCAGGCGGCGGACCCCAACGTGGACCCGAGCAAGGGCCCGCCGGTGCGCTTCCGCCTGATGAGCCAGCCCACGGGCGCGCGCGTGTACTACCGGGGCCGCGAGCGCGGCACCACGCCCTTCGTCCTGGAGATCCCCGCCACGGACGAGGGCTCGGTCACCGCCGAGCTCACCTTCACCATGGACGGCTACAACCCGGAGACCGTGATCACCGGCGGCTCGGGCGAGGTGGTGCTGATGCAGAAGCTGCAGAAGCGCGCGCCCACGCCCACCGTGAGCAGCCGCTCGTACGGCGGCGGCCGCGTGGAGCAGGCCTCGTCCTCGTCCTCCGCGCCCGCGGCCGTGGTGCCCGCGGCCTCCAGCGCGCCTGCCGCGAGCAGCCCGGCGTCCGCCGCGGCGGCGCCCGCGGTCGCGAGCGCGCCGGACACGGCCTCGCTCGTGGCGGCCGGCATCGGCAACCTCAGCGCGGCCCCGTCCGCCGCGGCGCCCACCGGCGACGTGGTGCTGCCCTTCGGCGAGGGCATGGTGCCCCCGTCCGTGGTGCAGGAGGGCAAGGCCATCACGTACACGCGTGAGGCCATCGCCGCGAAGGTGGAGGGCACGATGATCGTGAAGTGCGTGATCACCGTGAAGGGCCGGCTGGAGAACTGCCGCACCCTCAAGACGCTGCCCTTCATGGAGAAGGTGGTGCTCGAGTCGCTCAAGTCGCGCGTCTACGCCCCCATCACCTACCAGGGCCGCCCCGTCGCGGTGGACTACACCTTCAACATGCGCCTCGTGCCGCCGCGCCGCTAG
- a CDS encoding HAD family phosphatase produces MAVAFFDLDKTLLAANSGVLWLRRELAEGHISRLQALRASVWLARYHLGFVSMEDALLRAIAQLAGTEAAPIVRRTEAFYAEQVRALYRPGALEALARHRRAGDRCVLLTSSSGYLSELVAKDLSLDAVLCNRFEVDAAGRHTGRPLGGLCFGSGKLAHAQAYLASLGGGVGLRDCAFYTDSYSDLPVLAAVGHPVAVNPDPRLRREALRRGWPVVDWGTPGLAPAPANAKPPA; encoded by the coding sequence ATGGCCGTGGCCTTCTTCGACCTGGACAAGACGCTGCTCGCCGCGAACTCCGGCGTGCTGTGGCTGCGGCGCGAGCTGGCGGAGGGCCACATCAGCCGCCTGCAGGCGCTGCGCGCGAGCGTGTGGCTCGCGCGCTACCACCTGGGCTTCGTGTCCATGGAGGATGCGCTGCTGCGCGCCATCGCGCAGCTGGCCGGCACCGAGGCGGCGCCGATCGTGCGGCGCACCGAGGCCTTCTACGCGGAGCAGGTGCGCGCGCTGTACCGCCCCGGGGCGCTCGAGGCGCTCGCGCGCCACCGGCGCGCGGGCGACCGCTGCGTGCTGCTCACCTCCTCGTCCGGCTACCTCTCGGAGCTGGTGGCGAAGGATCTCTCGCTGGATGCCGTCCTCTGCAACCGCTTCGAGGTGGACGCGGCGGGGCGGCACACCGGGCGGCCGCTGGGGGGCCTGTGCTTCGGCTCCGGGAAGCTCGCGCACGCACAGGCCTACCTCGCGAGCCTCGGCGGCGGCGTGGGCTTGCGCGACTGCGCCTTCTACACGGACTCGTACTCGGACCTGCCAGTGCTCGCCGCGGTGGGGCACCCGGTGGCGGTGAACCCGGACCCGCGGCTGCGCCGCGAGGCGCTGCGGCGCGGCTGGCCCGTGGTGGACTGGGGCACGCCGGGCCTCGCGCCCGCCCCCGCAAATGCGAAGCCCCCCGCCTGA
- a CDS encoding myxosortase-dependent metalloprotease, MXAN_2677/MXAN_2678 family produces the protein MSRARGVRLLWAGACLLAAGAAHAQDFRRTAVPGKPLCLYWPVREYVYHYDAAGSARTPERTELAAMEAAFDSWRTLSGTCSDFAFVRGADLEAPDVAYVPGGDNVNVLTFRERACDEVVPPTDPCFSEESCANRYRCWSHDEGTLALTTTTFSFRSGAILDADIEFNAAPLGGGEGYLFTTVAGPPCGSEQLPSCVAIDLQNTLTHELGHVVGLDHVLSTGSTMEATAPPGETQKRILDPGTAEGFCGIYPRGQPSVQCVDPATVREQLVARGEGLSGLGCTAAGGEAAPLAGALGLLALGRRRRRRAAAGG, from the coding sequence ATGAGCCGCGCGCGCGGCGTGCGCCTGCTGTGGGCGGGCGCGTGCCTGCTCGCCGCCGGCGCGGCGCACGCCCAGGACTTCCGGCGCACCGCCGTGCCCGGCAAGCCGCTGTGCCTCTACTGGCCGGTGCGCGAGTACGTCTACCACTACGACGCGGCCGGCAGCGCCCGCACCCCCGAGCGCACCGAGCTCGCCGCGATGGAGGCCGCCTTCGACAGCTGGCGCACGCTGTCGGGCACCTGCAGCGACTTCGCGTTCGTGCGCGGCGCGGACCTCGAGGCGCCGGACGTGGCGTACGTGCCGGGCGGCGACAACGTGAACGTGCTCACGTTCCGCGAGCGTGCCTGCGACGAGGTGGTGCCGCCCACGGACCCCTGCTTCAGCGAGGAGAGCTGCGCGAACCGCTACCGCTGCTGGAGCCACGACGAGGGCACGCTCGCGCTGACCACCACCACCTTCAGCTTCCGCTCCGGCGCCATCCTGGATGCGGACATCGAGTTCAACGCGGCGCCGCTCGGCGGCGGCGAGGGCTACCTCTTCACCACCGTGGCCGGCCCGCCCTGCGGCAGCGAGCAGCTGCCCAGCTGCGTGGCCATCGACCTGCAGAACACGCTCACCCACGAGCTCGGGCACGTGGTGGGCCTGGACCACGTGCTGAGCACCGGCTCCACCATGGAGGCCACCGCGCCCCCGGGCGAGACGCAGAAGCGCATCCTGGACCCGGGCACCGCCGAGGGCTTCTGCGGCATCTACCCGCGCGGGCAGCCCTCCGTGCAGTGCGTGGATCCGGCCACCGTGCGCGAGCAGCTGGTCGCGCGCGGCGAGGGGCTGAGCGGTCTGGGCTGCACCGCCGCGGGAGGCGAAGCGGCCCCGCTCGCCGGGGCGCTGGGGCTGCTCGCGCTCGGGCGCCGCCGCCGCCGCCGGGCCGCGGCGGGCGGGTAG
- a CDS encoding myxosortase-dependent metalloprotease, MXAN_2677/MXAN_2678 family: MSLASPAALALALALAQTGTAPYVRSRSQDTQYTPPACLYWTAPTLTWQQSTAGNPGTTGDTEFGAVSAAFQTWENQFAACGNLNLVEGARVADRRVGYNPTQANRNLVLFRTQACKGTVPDTNACWTDESCANTYDCWAFDDNVIGITTVSYDVRTGVIYDADIELNAARFNFTAVDSPCGGVPGSLGCTSTDIQNTVTHEAGHFIGLDHSSVSGSTMAPDARTGETSKRVLDDASKRFVCEVYPKGQPSVSCVDRLPTPEGSAGGDGGGGGCASGAGLAPSLLGALALLPLLRRRRARRA; encoded by the coding sequence ATGAGCCTCGCCTCGCCTGCAGCACTCGCCCTGGCCCTCGCGCTCGCGCAGACCGGCACCGCGCCCTACGTGCGCTCGCGCTCCCAGGACACCCAGTACACGCCGCCCGCCTGCCTCTACTGGACGGCCCCCACCCTCACCTGGCAGCAGTCCACCGCGGGCAACCCCGGCACCACCGGGGACACCGAGTTCGGGGCGGTGAGCGCGGCCTTCCAGACCTGGGAGAACCAGTTCGCCGCGTGCGGCAACCTGAACCTGGTGGAGGGCGCGCGCGTCGCGGACCGGCGCGTCGGCTACAACCCCACCCAGGCCAACCGCAACCTGGTGCTCTTCCGCACCCAGGCCTGCAAGGGCACCGTCCCGGACACCAACGCCTGCTGGACGGACGAGAGCTGCGCGAACACCTACGACTGCTGGGCCTTCGACGACAACGTCATCGGCATCACCACGGTGAGCTACGACGTGCGCACCGGCGTCATCTACGACGCGGACATCGAGCTCAACGCGGCGCGCTTCAACTTCACCGCCGTGGACTCGCCCTGCGGCGGCGTGCCCGGCAGCCTCGGCTGCACCTCCACGGACATCCAGAACACGGTGACCCACGAGGCCGGCCACTTCATCGGGCTGGATCACTCGAGCGTCAGCGGCTCGACCATGGCGCCCGACGCGCGCACCGGCGAGACGAGCAAGCGCGTCCTCGACGACGCGTCCAAGCGCTTCGTGTGCGAGGTGTACCCGAAGGGCCAGCCCAGCGTGAGCTGCGTGGACCGGCTGCCCACCCCCGAGGGCTCGGCGGGCGGGGACGGCGGCGGAGGTGGCTGCGCGAGCGGCGCGGGCCTCGCGCCCTCGCTGCTCGGCGCGCTCGCGCTGCTGCCCCTGCTGCGGCGCAGGCGCGCGAGGCGCGCATGA
- the gltX gene encoding glutamate--tRNA ligase produces the protein MATSPSPSKPRVRFAPSPTGYLHIGGARTALFNYLYARQQGGTFLLRMEDTDLERSTPESVKAILDGLKWLGIDWDEGPERGGDHGPYFQTQRLDLYKKYADQLIAEGKAYRCYCTREELEERRAVAEREKRTYKYEGTCRERKDVPEGRTSVVRFKMPLDGGSVSFTDQVIGTITKEHSDLDDWVMLRADGIPLYNYGCVIDDHLMEITLVGRGQEHINSTFPQLMLYGALGWQPPQFAHFPLILGPDREKLSKRRHPEADVMLHAKTGVLPEALLNFVVRLGWGHGNDEVIPLPQMIEWFGFDHVGTTSGVWNPEKLLWLNQQYFKLLSPERVGERLLPFLQARGLAVPSPARLQRIVLSFRERVHTLEEMAAMAAPYLVPGVTLDEKAAAKHLGPDSRALLAQVREQLTTADWSVPALDAVIKAVSERAGVGMGKVAQPVRVAVTGNTTSPGIGETLELLGRDEALARIDAALARG, from the coding sequence ATGGCCACCTCTCCCAGCCCGTCCAAGCCTCGCGTCCGGTTCGCCCCCTCGCCCACGGGCTACCTGCACATCGGTGGCGCCCGCACGGCCCTCTTCAACTACCTGTACGCGCGCCAGCAGGGCGGCACCTTCCTGCTGCGCATGGAGGACACGGACCTCGAGCGCTCCACGCCCGAGTCCGTGAAGGCGATCCTGGACGGGCTCAAGTGGCTGGGCATCGACTGGGACGAGGGCCCCGAGCGCGGCGGCGACCACGGCCCCTACTTCCAGACGCAGCGGCTGGACCTCTACAAGAAGTACGCGGACCAGCTCATCGCCGAGGGCAAGGCCTACCGCTGCTACTGCACCCGCGAGGAGCTGGAGGAGCGGCGCGCGGTGGCCGAGCGCGAGAAGCGCACGTACAAGTACGAGGGCACCTGCCGCGAGCGCAAGGACGTGCCCGAGGGGCGCACCAGCGTGGTGCGCTTCAAGATGCCGCTGGACGGCGGCAGCGTGTCCTTCACCGACCAGGTCATCGGCACCATCACCAAGGAGCACTCGGACCTGGACGACTGGGTGATGCTGCGCGCGGACGGCATCCCGCTCTACAACTACGGCTGCGTCATCGACGATCACCTGATGGAGATCACCCTGGTGGGCCGTGGCCAGGAGCACATCAACTCCACCTTCCCCCAGCTGATGCTCTACGGCGCGCTGGGCTGGCAGCCCCCGCAGTTCGCCCACTTCCCGCTCATCCTCGGCCCGGACCGCGAGAAGCTCAGCAAGCGCCGCCACCCCGAGGCGGACGTGATGCTGCACGCCAAGACGGGCGTGCTGCCGGAGGCGCTGCTCAACTTCGTGGTGCGCCTGGGCTGGGGCCACGGCAACGACGAGGTCATCCCGCTGCCGCAGATGATCGAGTGGTTCGGCTTCGACCACGTGGGCACCACCTCCGGCGTGTGGAACCCGGAGAAGCTGCTGTGGCTCAACCAGCAGTACTTCAAGCTGCTGTCTCCCGAGCGCGTGGGCGAGCGCCTGCTGCCCTTCCTCCAGGCGCGCGGCCTCGCGGTTCCTTCGCCGGCGCGCCTGCAGCGCATCGTGCTCTCCTTCCGCGAGCGCGTGCACACGCTTGAGGAGATGGCGGCGATGGCGGCGCCCTACCTCGTGCCCGGCGTCACGCTGGACGAGAAGGCGGCGGCGAAGCACCTGGGGCCCGACTCGCGCGCGCTGCTCGCCCAGGTGCGCGAGCAGCTGACGACGGCAGACTGGAGCGTCCCGGCGCTCGATGCCGTCATCAAGGCGGTGAGCGAGCGGGCGGGCGTGGGCATGGGCAAGGTCGCCCAGCCGGTGCGCGTGGCGGTGACGGGCAACACCACCAGCCCGGGCATCGGAGAGACCCTGGAGCTGCTGGGGCGCGACGAGGCGCTCGCGCGCATCGACGCCGCGCTCGCACGAGGCTAA
- a CDS encoding response regulator, with the protein MDLPFDVDIPLGDLDDVRELARAPGGPGLRTDGPPERPGLPPLPNRAPRHARPSLPEDGVDVELDTPVPPPLGPASQATEPPGGQLGTLAGRVLVVDDEAVVRDVVARILTREPDLAVTAVEDAEAALALLRTHRFDVLVTDKNLPGMGGTELIAEARSLQPSLEALMITAYASAESIVAAYAAGASDYLLKPFEDLRLVRAKVRAALERRAGRVQGRQRARTVAQAAAALLKQGRQAPPEAREALELQLNAYEDLIRAGATGRVAVIGSPLAASLLSKAGLDAHLMTAHDVRLATADVVVLYTGEPRWQELAARLRALAAPDVLLLAAPEADLAELLEAISLRLDLVGFGTGSAGSLPDKVRTLLMRRAVERAQALLAGALARFHARLHGPLPRR; encoded by the coding sequence ATGGACCTTCCCTTCGACGTGGACATCCCGCTCGGGGACCTGGACGACGTGCGCGAGCTCGCGCGCGCGCCCGGGGGGCCCGGCCTGCGCACGGACGGACCGCCCGAGCGCCCGGGGCTGCCCCCGCTGCCGAACCGCGCGCCACGGCACGCGCGCCCGAGCCTGCCGGAGGACGGCGTGGACGTGGAGCTGGACACGCCGGTGCCGCCGCCGCTGGGCCCGGCGTCCCAGGCCACCGAGCCTCCCGGGGGCCAGCTCGGCACGCTCGCCGGCCGGGTGCTGGTGGTGGACGACGAGGCGGTGGTGCGCGACGTGGTGGCGCGCATCCTCACGCGCGAGCCGGACCTCGCCGTCACCGCGGTGGAGGACGCGGAGGCGGCGCTCGCGCTGCTGCGCACCCACCGCTTCGACGTCCTCGTCACCGACAAGAACCTGCCGGGCATGGGCGGCACCGAGCTCATCGCCGAGGCGCGCAGCCTGCAGCCCAGCCTCGAGGCGCTGATGATCACCGCCTACGCGAGCGCCGAGTCCATCGTGGCGGCGTACGCGGCCGGCGCGAGCGACTACCTGCTCAAGCCCTTCGAGGACCTGCGGCTGGTGCGCGCGAAGGTGCGCGCGGCGCTCGAGCGGCGCGCGGGCCGCGTGCAGGGACGCCAGCGCGCGCGCACCGTGGCCCAGGCGGCCGCGGCGCTGCTCAAGCAGGGCCGCCAGGCGCCCCCCGAGGCGCGCGAGGCCCTGGAGCTGCAGCTCAACGCCTACGAGGATCTGATCCGCGCCGGCGCCACCGGCCGGGTGGCCGTCATCGGGAGCCCGCTCGCGGCGAGCCTGCTGAGCAAGGCCGGGCTGGATGCGCACCTGATGACTGCGCACGACGTGCGCCTCGCCACCGCGGACGTGGTGGTGCTCTACACGGGGGAGCCGCGCTGGCAGGAGCTGGCCGCGCGCCTGCGTGCGCTCGCCGCCCCGGACGTGCTCCTGCTCGCGGCCCCCGAGGCGGACCTGGCCGAGCTGCTCGAGGCCATCAGCCTGCGCCTGGACCTGGTGGGCTTCGGAACGGGCAGCGCGGGGAGCCTCCCGGACAAGGTGCGCACCCTGCTGATGCGCCGTGCGGTGGAGCGCGCCCAGGCGCTGCTCGCCGGGGCGCTCGCGCGCTTCCACGCCCGGCTGCACGGCCCGCTGCCCAGGCGCTGA
- a CDS encoding sensor histidine kinase, which yields MTGPFTHSVLYVDDDALNLRVFEANFGRRLPIILCASPAEALGVLEQRRAQIGVVLSDQRMPGMTGVELLERARSLAPEARRMLVTAYADMQAVIDAVNRGQVTRYFVKPWDRADLLSALEEGLRMATLEQRVREVEGRMLQAERLATLGQVTAGIAHELGAPVSYMSQNVASLRRDLGTLLAHVGPSLQKDPALRDIASDLPDLLRDLEQGTQHLRRVADSLKAQARGEDAEQSSEVSEVSDFVARLARPQLRERARLSTQGDPVHVRCGPVRLTQILLNLVVNAAQAMEGTGRAGRIELRWLAREQDVQLTVVDNGCGIPVDLQEKVFQPLFTTKPVGVGTGLGLAICRDLVGQLGGALTLQSVPGEGTRVDVTLPRAPAP from the coding sequence ATGACCGGACCCTTCACCCACTCCGTCCTGTACGTCGACGACGACGCGCTCAACCTGCGCGTCTTCGAGGCCAACTTCGGGCGCCGCCTGCCCATCATCCTGTGCGCCTCGCCCGCCGAGGCCCTGGGGGTGCTGGAGCAGCGGCGCGCGCAGATCGGCGTGGTGCTCAGCGATCAGCGCATGCCCGGGATGACCGGGGTGGAGCTGCTCGAGCGCGCGCGCAGCCTCGCGCCCGAGGCCCGGCGCATGCTGGTGACGGCGTACGCGGACATGCAGGCGGTGATCGACGCGGTGAACCGCGGCCAGGTGACCCGCTACTTCGTGAAGCCGTGGGACCGCGCGGACCTGCTCTCGGCGCTCGAGGAGGGCCTGCGCATGGCCACGCTGGAGCAGCGCGTGCGCGAGGTGGAGGGGCGCATGCTGCAGGCGGAGCGGCTCGCCACGCTGGGCCAGGTGACGGCCGGCATCGCGCACGAGCTGGGAGCGCCCGTCTCGTACATGTCCCAGAACGTGGCGAGCCTGCGGCGCGACCTGGGCACGCTGCTCGCGCACGTGGGGCCCTCGCTCCAGAAGGACCCGGCCCTGCGCGACATCGCCTCGGACCTGCCGGACCTGCTCCGGGACCTGGAGCAGGGCACCCAGCACCTGCGCCGCGTGGCGGACAGCCTCAAGGCCCAGGCGCGCGGCGAGGACGCGGAGCAGAGCTCCGAGGTGTCCGAGGTGTCCGACTTCGTCGCCCGGCTCGCCCGCCCCCAGCTGCGCGAGCGCGCCCGGCTCAGCACGCAGGGCGACCCCGTGCACGTGCGCTGCGGCCCGGTGCGCCTCACCCAGATCCTCCTCAACCTGGTGGTCAACGCCGCCCAGGCCATGGAGGGCACGGGGCGCGCGGGGCGCATCGAGCTGCGCTGGCTCGCGCGCGAGCAGGACGTGCAGCTGACCGTGGTGGACAACGGCTGCGGCATCCCGGTGGACCTGCAGGAGAAGGTGTTCCAGCCGCTGTTCACCACCAAGCCGGTGGGGGTGGGCACGGGGCTGGGCCTCGCCATCTGCCGCGACCTCGTGGGCCAGCTGGGCGGCGCGCTCACCCTGCAGTCCGTGCCGGGCGAGGGCACCCGCGTGGACGTCACCCTCCCGCGCGCGCCGGCTCCCTGA
- a CDS encoding matrixin family metalloprotease, with protein MTEPRFPSAACLAHLLCRGLAVLVLAALTLLAPAGAHAYELKRDSSGNPVRWEGAVQLVVDAKLAEHLGAPGAIGAADAAVGTVQRALGSLPVTVVEGTPDAVGYDTAEGAHNQSEIVALEDWPYDPDSLAVTVVTLDTRTHRILDADIAFNVSSRRFAVLASDATEGGLYDDVQNTLTHELGHAFGLAHNGALPDAVMYPSARRGETRKRALHEDDQAGLAVLYGGASAEEPPAGCSASGSGAALGLALLLLPLLLRRRGGRPVAASALCATALLLAAAGAQASEVRQQAAVSEASVVATTEVVAVRTLTPAPGARLLQSEVEVRVRECLKGSCPERMVLRVPGGRLGNIEQHVEGLEVPATGESVGVTVGSGASAERPAPRAARVYRLGVMADFSAFARGLSAAGWKGTLAVPHGATAGASAAVASTSAPAAR; from the coding sequence GTGACCGAACCTCGCTTCCCGTCTGCTGCTTGCCTTGCCCACCTGCTGTGCCGGGGCCTCGCGGTCCTCGTGCTGGCGGCGCTCACGCTGCTCGCCCCGGCGGGCGCGCACGCGTACGAGCTCAAGCGCGACTCGAGCGGCAACCCGGTGCGCTGGGAGGGCGCGGTGCAGCTGGTGGTGGACGCGAAGCTGGCGGAGCACCTGGGGGCGCCGGGGGCCATCGGCGCTGCGGACGCGGCCGTGGGCACGGTGCAGCGCGCCCTGGGCTCGCTGCCGGTGACGGTGGTCGAGGGCACCCCGGACGCGGTGGGCTACGACACCGCCGAGGGCGCGCACAACCAGAGCGAGATCGTGGCGCTGGAGGACTGGCCCTACGATCCGGACAGCCTCGCGGTGACGGTGGTGACCCTGGACACGCGCACCCACCGCATCCTGGACGCGGACATCGCCTTCAACGTGTCCAGCCGCCGCTTCGCGGTGCTCGCGAGCGACGCCACCGAGGGCGGCCTCTACGACGACGTGCAGAACACCCTCACCCACGAGCTGGGCCACGCCTTCGGCCTCGCGCACAACGGCGCGCTGCCGGACGCGGTGATGTACCCCTCGGCGCGCCGCGGCGAGACCCGCAAGCGCGCGCTGCACGAGGACGACCAGGCCGGGCTCGCGGTGCTCTATGGCGGCGCCAGCGCCGAGGAGCCCCCCGCGGGCTGCAGCGCGAGCGGCAGCGGCGCGGCGCTCGGCCTCGCGCTGCTGCTCCTGCCCCTGCTGCTGCGCCGCCGCGGCGGGCGGCCGGTGGCGGCCTCCGCGCTCTGCGCCACCGCGCTGCTGCTCGCTGCAGCCGGCGCGCAGGCGAGCGAGGTGCGCCAGCAGGCCGCGGTGAGCGAGGCCTCGGTGGTCGCGACCACGGAGGTGGTGGCGGTGCGCACGCTGACGCCTGCTCCCGGCGCGCGGCTGCTGCAGAGCGAGGTGGAGGTGCGCGTGCGCGAGTGCCTCAAGGGGTCCTGCCCCGAGCGCATGGTGCTGCGCGTGCCGGGCGGACGGCTCGGCAACATCGAGCAGCACGTGGAGGGCCTCGAGGTGCCGGCCACCGGCGAGAGCGTGGGCGTCACCGTGGGCAGCGGCGCCTCGGCCGAGCGCCCTGCCCCGCGCGCCGCGCGCGTGTACCGGCTCGGCGTGATGGCGGACTTCTCGGCCTTCGCCCGCGGCCTCAGCGCGGCGGGCTGGAAAGGCACGCTCGCCGTGCCGCACGGCGCGACGGCCGGTGCCAGCGCAGCGGTGGCCTCTACTTCAGCGCCTGCTGCGCGCTGA
- a CDS encoding DUF2795 domain-containing protein — MSPEPERPREALQPSRTSDATPAEALDLDVPAALAGAVFPLSRAQLVRVARENEAPGRLLTLLSGLTHARFDSLEAVAQGLAHASQDAHPR, encoded by the coding sequence ATGAGCCCCGAACCGGAACGGCCTCGAGAAGCGCTGCAGCCCTCCCGTACCTCTGACGCGACACCTGCCGAGGCGCTGGACCTCGATGTCCCCGCCGCCCTCGCGGGGGCGGTGTTCCCCCTCTCCAGGGCGCAGCTGGTCCGCGTGGCGCGCGAGAACGAGGCGCCCGGCCGTCTGCTGACCCTGCTGAGCGGACTGACGCATGCCCGCTTCGACTCGCTCGAGGCGGTGGCCCAGGGCCTCGCGCACGCCTCCCAGGACGCGCACCCGCGCTAG